AGCCGGTTCGCAAGCGGGAGGGCACAACAGGCCAGCAGCAGTGCGAACGGCAGCGAGTGCGTGAGACCGCGGTGCCCGAGCAGCGACTCGTACGGAACGCCCATGAGGAAGCCGACCGCGTCGACATCGGGGACGACGGAGCAGATTCCCGCGACCAGCAGCAGGCGGCTCGAGGTCACCGTGTCGCCGGTCACGGCGCGCACGGCAAGGGAGATGGCTGGATGCGTCAGTACCGTGGGCACGATCGTTTCCGCGAGAACTGGGAGGTCGCTGAAGCGCCGCCGGCGGTCGACTCGCGGCTATCGTTCGGAAGAGTCCGGAGCGTGGCGCCACGATGGGCGAACGGCGAAGCCGGGATGCTGCCGCTCCACCCGAAACGACGCATCGACTCTCAGGCGCCCTCGCGCCCCGGGCGCCGGAGCACGACATGGGTGGCTTTCTCCGAGGCCACGAACGAAACGCATTCGTATCCCAGGGCGCGCACGTCGACCCCATCGAACAGGCGCTCGCCCCCGCCCAGCAGGACGGGCGAGATCGCGAGATGCAGCTCGTCGATGAGGCCCGAGCGCAGATACTGCTGGATGGTGCTGGGTCCGCCGCCAATGCGCACATCCTTGCCGTCGGCGGCGGCGCGCGCCCGGTCGAGCGCCTCGTGAACTCCTCCCGTGACGAAGTGGAAGGTCGTTCCGCCTGCCATCTGGATGGGCGGGCGCGCGTGGTGAGTCAGGATGAACGTCGGCACGTGATACGGCGGTTCATCCCCCCACCAGCCTTTCCAGTTCTCATCGGGCCAGGCGCCGCGCACCGGTCCGAACATGTTCCTTCCGAGAATCCAGGAGCCGACATTCTCGAAGCCCCGCGCCGCGAAGTCGTCATCGATCCCCGTCGTGCCGAAGTCGGCGCCGAACAGGGTCTTCTGGATCGTGCGGGTCGGGAAGAGCCACTGGTGCAGATCCGCCCCGCCTAGCCCGAGCGGATTCGCGAGGTCCTGATGCGGACCGGCTCCGTAGCCGTCGAGCGAGAGGGTGAAGCTCTCGACGCGAACGCGTGTCATCTTCAGGCCTTCCTTTCGATCGACGCAGAACGGATCATGAGCTCAGCGCCGAATGCGCCTAGCGCGGCCATTCAGCAGGAGCGACGATTCAGGCGACGATCGAGGAGGCATCGCTCTGAGTTCTCCCGGAACTCGCGAGAGCTTGCCACGCCTCGTAGACGAGGTAAAGCGAATAGAAACGAAGCGCGACGTGAACGACGAGCGCACGGTGCACGCCCGAGCCGGGAGCCGTCGTGATCAGTTGGTTGAGGTTCACGAGCGCGGCCAGGGTGAGCCAGGCAGCCGCGACGCAGAGGCTCTCCCGGCCCGGCCGCACCAGGAGGAACACCAGGACCGCACCGACAATCACCACCTCGATGGCCACCTCGAAGTACAGTCCCTCGAACAGTCCGAAGAGTATCCAGAGTGAGTAGCCGAGGAGAGCGCCCGAAACTCTCGCGACAAGAAGGCGCCTCCCCTTCAGCACCTTCAACAGAAGCCAGGTGGAAAGGCCTACTGTCACCGCCGGAATCAGGGCATTGATTTTGGAGTACTGACCCAGCGCAGTGCCCGCGATCATTCCGAGAGCGGTCTTCCAGGTGAACTTCTGGCTCGGCTCCTTCTCGGCTTGCGTTCCGGAGACCACGGAATGCGGACCGCGCTGGCGAATCAGTTCTTCCCGCCCTTGCTCGGGCAGCTTCTCGAAACACTCGACACAGATTCCAGGGGTACGGAACCAATGCTCGGATGGAAGCCTTCTTCCGCACGCGTCGCAAAGGAGGTCGTTCACGGTCGTCGTGGCTCCCGACGGACATGCAAGCGGCCCCGGAGTGGAGCGGCGCGGCAAGCTACCGAATCGGCGAAGCCGGGCCGAGCGCGCCCAACGCGTCCGCTCGAGCGACTCGCTGGCCGGAGGGCCATTAGCGGTTCAACTCTGGATACACGCGGCACCAAGCGTAGTTGAGGTCGCCGCCGACCAGCAGCGCTTCGACCTCGATCGGCTTGCCCCGCGGATCGTCGAAAACACCGCTTTGGCGGATGCGCGGTAGCGCATGGGAATCTCATAGGCCGAGCCGTCGAATCGCTTCGCCTTGAGCGTCACGACGTCGTTGGCGACAGCGTAGGCATCCAGGGACCAGAAGGGCGGCTGCGGCTCAGGCGGCGCATGGCAGCAGGACGCACTCAGCTCGTAGTAGCGAGAGTCGGGCATGAGAACTAGAAAGCCAGTGTCGATCTCGCTGACGCCTTCGAGGCCGGGTTCGTAGCACTTCTTCCAGATGCCCTCGAAGCGCCCTGCCGCCTGCGCGCCGGCCGCAAGGATTGCGGTCCCTCCCACGACGACCAGGAGCAGGAAGCAGGCTGTGACAATCCTCATCTGTCTCCCCCGCCGGCTAACGGCTCATGAGTAGTGCGGCGAACGAACGCAGTCCGCTCGCCCGCTGCAACGAACTGTCGGCTGACGCGCCATTACAGTTGCCGAAAGTACGCAATGCCAGGAGAGAGATCGGCCAAGAGCTCGCTCGAGAGCTCTGCCTCATGGAGCAGCCCATCAGCGACAGCTCGAGAAACTGCCGCTGATTCGAGGCCGCGCTGATAGAGGCCCCAGATCTCGCGCTGCTCGGTTTGGTGGTAGGTGTGAATGGCTTCGTTGAGACCGAAGGAATCGAGCTGATTCGAACGCCACAAGGAGAAGTTGGCCTCGAGCTTCTCCAACGCTGCCCGAAGCGCCCGCTCGTGCGCGATTCGCGAGAGCCGCCTCAGCTCCCTCTTGCCCTTCGGGCTGTTCCTGAAGTTGCTCTCTTGCATCGTCGTCTAACGGATCTGGAGCTGAGCGGCGCGCCACCATTGACGACCCGCGAAGCGGACCGCGGGCGCCCAACGCGTCCGCTCGAACGACTGGCTAGACGGCGGCAAGAGATGTCTCATAGGTCCTCGGGACGAAGTCCAGTGTGCTTCGCGATTCGAGCGAGCATCTTGGGGCCGATCTCTTCGCTGTCATGAAAGGCGAAAACCGAGTCAGGCCAACCTTCGCGCCGCAGGGTTCGGTGGGAACCAGATTGTCTATGAACCTGCCAACCAAGGCGAAGAAGCGCTGCAAGGACACGGCTGGCCTTGACGGCCGGCCAACGGCTCATGCAGCCGGCACCACAAATCGGATCGGCTGGGGGCGCGCCTCGCCCTGCTCAATCTGTTCCGCGACCACCCGCAAGGCCAGGACTTCCGCCTTAGCCATTGCCTCATTCTCGGTGGCCCCATAGACGAGGACACCGGGAAGTTGAGGCACTTCAGCCAGCCAGCGTCCATCTTCCTCACGCTCGCACTCGAGGCTGAGTTCCATAGTCAGATCTCCAATCACAACGACCGATTGTACCGCCGTCTAACGGATCTGGAGCTCAGCGGCGCGCGGAGCGCGTCCGCTGGAGCGACTTGTTAGGCCGAGCGCCACTCACGAGTGGGAACGAATCGGGGCTGTCGATCGAGTCGAGGTGCAAGTCGATGTCGAGCGCTGGCCAGTACAGGTGGTGCGGTACAGGGCGCTCCAGGTTCGACAACTGGGAAATTGTTGCTTCGGCAAACCAAGGGAACTGGCGAAACGAGACGAATACCTCGCGCTCGTCGAGCAGCACCCAGAACCCGTGCTGAGAGACATTCGTGACCTCAGGAACCGAAGTGTTCAGTCCAAGCTTTTCTGATTTCATCCTCGTGCTCCTCGACCAGGCGAAGTGCTTCGCGCAACTTGCGCTCGCTGAGACCGTAGTTTCGCGCCAGTTCGATCTTCGGCTCGAGCCAGAACTTGGCCTCGCCCCCCGCGCCGAGGGCGTGAACGTGCACTCGCATCTCTTCTCGAGAGAAGAAGAAGAACCGCAGGCCCGAAGCCCTGAAGATCGTTGGGCTCACGTCAAGAGCGTAGCATCCGCAGCAAGCGTTCCCCGCGCGGCCTAACGGATCCGGAGCTGAGCGGCGCGCCACCATTGGCGACCCGCGAAGCGGACCGCTGCAGCTGAACGCGCCCGCTCGAGCGACTGGTTGGACGGCCAGTTACGATAGTTCGGTGTCATCCTTGCTCCGCTTCTGTCGGTGCCAGGACGCAGATAGGCGGCGGGCACCAAAGAGCAACCACAGACCAACGAGCGCTTCGAAGAACACCGGCAGGAACGATCTCCAGTTCGCCTCAATATAGTGAGTCCGCTCCATCTCGCGACCACCCTTCGACAAAGCCAGCAGAACGACGGCGGTTGCAGCAACATTGGGAATTGCGTAGGCAAGTAGCCAAGCGCCAACCAGCGAGAACCCGACCGCTTGCAGACCTGAGGTCGTCAAGGGACTGCCCGGTTCTCTTGGTGCGAACTCGAGAAGTCGCAAGACTGAACGTGTTGCAAAAAGCAATGTGCCACCAATGCCGAAGATGAAGACAGCGGTGAGCAACTGAGTTGTGTAGATGGCTTC
The Thermoanaerobaculia bacterium genome window above contains:
- a CDS encoding dihydrofolate reductase family protein, translating into MTRVRVESFTLSLDGYGAGPHQDLANPLGLGGADLHQWLFPTRTIQKTLFGADFGTTGIDDDFAARGFENVGSWILGRNMFGPVRGAWPDENWKGWWGDEPPYHVPTFILTHHARPPIQMAGGTTFHFVTGGVHEALDRARAAADGKDVRIGGGPSTIQQYLRSGLIDELHLAISPVLLGGGERLFDGVDVRALGYECVSFVASEKATHVVLRRPGREGA
- a CDS encoding type II toxin-antitoxin system HicA family toxin; translation: MSRWPAVKASRVLAALLRLGWQVHRQSGSHRTLRREGWPDSVFAFHDSEEIGPKMLARIAKHTGLRPEDL
- a CDS encoding type II toxin-antitoxin system HicB family antitoxin — protein: MELSLECEREEDGRWLAEVPQLPGVLVYGATENEAMAKAEVLALRVVAEQIEQGEARPQPIRFVVPAA
- a CDS encoding DUF2442 domain-containing protein; the protein is MKSEKLGLNTSVPEVTNVSQHGFWVLLDEREVFVSFRQFPWFAEATISQLSNLERPVPHHLYWPALDIDLHLDSIDSPDSFPLVSGARPNKSLQRTRSARR
- a CDS encoding DUF4160 domain-containing protein, giving the protein MSPTIFRASGLRFFFFSREEMRVHVHALGAGGEAKFWLEPKIELARNYGLSERKLREALRLVEEHEDEIRKAWTEHFGS